A window of Poecilia reticulata strain Guanapo linkage group LG7, Guppy_female_1.0+MT, whole genome shotgun sequence genomic DNA:
NNNNNNNNNNNNNNNNNNNNNNNNNNNNNNNNNNNNNNNNNNNNNNNNNNNNNNNNNNNNNNNNNNNNNNNNNNNNNNNNNNNNNNNNNNNNNNNNNNNNNNNNNNNNNNNNNNNNNNNNNNNNNNNNNNNNNNNNNNNNNNaaaatcttgacaagataaattttcttgttctgttggcagataatttttcttattttaagaaaattataccctatttttgtacatttttttcttgtttttgaaaggggactttttgcagtgacTGCTTAGATTAGCTTTAAAATCAGGTAATAGTGACATTCATCCCAAATTATTCAGAGTAGTGTATGAAATTTttcacatgcttttttttttttttttttttttttttataaaatgttaattgaaaTCTCAAAATCAACactctttttaaattgtttatccTTTTAAGGGATGTCTGTCTCATTTCCCATCAGAAATgtctaaatgaaaataaattcaaatctaaatctgccaaaAGTATAATTTTGGAAGTCCTTGTAATGTAATGCTaatataacattatttttttctgaaacatcaaACTTTATCATTCTTGTGGTGATTAAGCACACAGAGTAGGACGCAATCAGTCAAGCTGGACAGAATcaatttttacaataaatgcaactttattgacagtaaaaagttttgaaaatatcaAGGAGCACGCAATCTGTAACCGCAAAAACATCTTGGAAAGCGacatgaccttttttttattcttttttttccccctagtTTTATTGAACTAATGAGGCAGTTGTACATCTCGAACTTTGaggtaaaagtgttttttgttattttacaacATTCACaaagggtttttattttatttttactttttagaacaTTAAGTCATCGCGAGGAGGGAACCAAATAAAAACCCATGCCTCGTTTTCActtcacatttcaaaaataattcacaattcaggtaaaagcagaaaatgacaaGCACCCATGCTGTAgtccattcacacacacacaaacacacacacgcatacatatCAAACCCAAgtgcattttatatatatatatatatatatatatataatttttatttttattttttttactgttttcaagTATATTTTGCTTGCTAGTAGAGAAACTCAGGTTAAACTATAAAGCAGCAAACCAACAATAATAAGTAAGAATACTGAGTTTGGTTTCTTTCATGTTCCCGATATTAACATCATCAAATCATTCACCATACTGTAGCAATAAGGTATTTGGGTGCTATAAAGAAGCAGGAGGTAACATTTCATGAACTTTGAGGAATATGCTGGATAAGATTTGGAATATAGCTGATTAAATACACCAAGGCAGAAACAAACGACACTAAGTAGATAATCACAAGTGAGATAATAACAGAAGAGACTCAAACTGATATGCTAATAAttcatctttaaataatttcttaaatcACTTACATTATGGAACTCGTTTAAAATCTCAGCTGCGGCCGCCGAGTGCAAAACCACAAAGGGATTGTTTGAGCTGAGCTGACGGTTCAACCCCCCCACCGAACCAAGGTGCAGAAGGCCGGCTCCAGTAAGAACTCCACCACCTAAACCAGGCGGTCGGCTATTGTCACTGTTAAATGCATCAGTGCAGTAGAACAATCACAGGTAACAACTCTGTAAAGCAGTGAAGTGCTTCAGTAAAGACGTTCATATGTAAGCAGGGAACCTATTCTAAAAAGTGCAGTCCTGCAGAGAGGTAGAGCACCCCGGGTCCATTCAGCGAGGCTCTTATAAGCGACGAAGCTCATGGTCTGATCTGCACCAGTATCCTAAAGCTCACTTTTGAAATCTAAAAGCCTACTTCATCCTAATTTTACTCAATGAATCAGCTTCATCCTGAGGCTCTGTTCCACACAGTTAGCTTTGCACTAGGCATGGGCGTCGGTGTCGAGGTATCTATCTTTTGTCAAACGGTTTTCATGGTTTAAAGTCACTTCAATGAGATGCAGGAGAAACGGCAGAGTTCGTTTTCTGTTTGCATGAATCATAGAGCAGCACTGTGATATTCCCTCCCCCCACCTATTTCTGCACACTGCAGGTCATCTAGCTCGGAAAAGGCACTTCCATCCTTCCAGTGTTGACaacaaagtttaatttgattGTTAATAACAGGGAAAGAAATGGGATGGAAAATACCAGACCTCCACCCATCACATCTATTAAGTCTTTTATAATTACTAAGTCCTTTCACCCCATCACTGTTTCATACCCCTgcagttttgatcattttgtacCAAAGATTTCTCAGGTATGAAATATTGAAGTACATTTTATACCTGCCGTTGAGGAAGTTTCATACACGCTTTGTCAAGCAACGACTAAACGTAATTTTCTACATTCTACCAATTGTCTTCTCTAAAACAATGTGGCTTTGTGATCATAATAAATTATCTCTATTTCAGTATTAAGCAAAATATCAATTCTAATGACATGTCAAAAGAATTAAAGAGCTAAAGTGAGGGTAAGAATcagaataaatagaaatataatgTGATACTGCAGCAAGACGTCTTCatggtcagatttttttcacgtttttatGAATTGCtgaatgtcattaaaaaaaatttaaaaatggcaacaagTATAAATTTAACACATAGTAAGACATTTGTACAGGTTTAAGACTTTTTCAAGGCCTacatttttttggctttttgacTTTCAAACGCCCTACAGAAACATTGTCAATTAACCAGCAAATGTAAGCTTGCCATTGTTCAGTGCTGCTCTACGGAAAGCAAGAggcagaaaacatcaaaaataacaaacagtgattaaaagaaaataaataatttctttcagtttttcctaAATTATTCTTGTAAATACAGTGGTGTCACCAAAGCaaagtatttacttttttattttttcaaaaggtcTGACACTGCGATAACCTCATACTGGCCCATGCCTGCTTTGCACACTGTTGAACCGTGCTGTAAACAATATGTGTTCCTACAACAGTTACCGCTGTAGGAGTTAAGGCAATCCACGTCTGTGCTTCGTCTGTGTGTCAGAAGCTCGTCCCACACTCAGAGGCACACAGCTCTTGGTGCATATGTAGCTAACCTGACACAGAAAGCACCCTCCTCAGCCGCCGAAGCAAAGCTCTCAGTGCGTACtgaataaaacctgtttttgaTAAATGCTTAAAATGCTTTCAGTAACTGCATGTGAACATGACCTCTTGGACGTGATCGTTTCTAAAATCACAGAGGAAAGGATAGCTAGTCGGGTTTCTTGAGCACCAGTTCTCcgctgtttctttttgtgtaggtgcgtgtttgtgttgtgtgtgagtgagtgtgtgttcaGAGGAAATCCCCAAAGAAGGCACTTCTGAGGCAAAACCTATAGTTTGCCATGCGATTTGATAAGGGAGTGCAATCAGTTACGCAATTCGATTTGTCTAAACTAATCTAACTGATGCGTTAAAAAGATGGGGGTTGTTTTTGCTCACCTGTGGCATGTAGGATATAAATCCACAGCAAGCTCAggatttatttgacttaaactAGGGATTTAAAATAGCTGATCTGGTGCAGAACAAACATGAGCCCCCGTTTAGATTATAGCAGTCTACCCCTCCTTGTGCATCTGCCTGTCCTCAGCCCACCTGGTGCTCTCCACGGCTGATGTGAGAGGAAAACTCGTAGCGGTCCTGGCTGGGATGCCCGCAGATGTTGCACTCGAAGGGCTGGCGGAAGCCGTGGCAGCCCATGTGGATGGTGTACATGACGTGGTCCAGGAAGAGGATGCAGCAGTGCCGGCAGTAGAAGGAGCGCACAGGCCTGCCCCCCTTGTCCAAAACTTGGAAATTGTTCCTGGAGGAGAGAGGCGAGCCTGGGTTTCTCTTTACAACACCCGGGAGAACGGGACCCCCTCTGTCCCACTCTGCGTCCAAGTCTTTGGCCTGGCTGGGGCTGATGGTGGGATGGCCACGGGGCAGTGCTGGGGTCAGATAGTGGAGGTGATGGTTGTTGGAGGTACTTGTCGGGGCTGTAGCCCTTGTGCTCTGCTCTTCCGCTGTGCTCTCTGTGTCCGTAGAGTCGGGGCAGCCGTTGGGCGAGGTGGTGTGACTGTGCGCTGAGGGCTGGTCGTCCCGGGCTTCGCCTGCCTCCCGCCCAGGGAGGCCAAGGGACATTGCTGCGAGCCCGACTGCGCTGTGGGCTCGGGGGCCCTGGAGAGCCACGCCACTGCTGAGGGAACCCACAACGGTTCGGAGCTCCGCCACAAAGCCAGGATGGAGCGGATGCAGCGAGGGCGACTCCTGGCTCTCAGCTTTACTTCTTGCGAAGTGGAGGTGTGATCTAACCAGACCGGATGAGTCTCCAGCAGAATGGGAGCTCAGGAGATCCCCTTCCTTTTCAGAGCCAGAGGACAGTTCATAAGGTGCTTCTGGTGGTTCAAGGTGCATGTGCTTTTCTCCTGcaaaagaaatgtgacattAATACATTCTATCTAGGGGGGAACTTCACACAGAGTGTTAATGTTTGACGGTTTAACCCAGCAGTTCTTGCCTTTTTACAGGAAGTCACCATCTTGCACCCAGCACTCTAATGCTGGGATGCAAAACATTCTTCTTTTAATCATTCAATTCAAATGTATGTAATCAAGTACAGCACATTAAACAACATTGCATGTTGAAAACAGAGCAACTGTCTCGTTGTACATAGCTAATATGCAGCAGAAGCCACAAACATTATGTTGCTATCATCCGTTGCTATCAGGGTGCTGTCTTGGTTCTGGCTGGATAATTGGCCAGTCTTCTTAGGCCACTCTTAAGAGTTAACACCAAACTGGGTCAAACTTTTCACTCATCCAACCCAAACTGTTACCTTTGTGGAAAGGAAATTGGTTACAATTGGGTATGATCAGCATAATCTGTTCAGTTTATGGTCAGCATAATCTGATCTGGAGACTGCTACAACACCACTGTCACCATTTACAGCAAAGTACatttaacatcaacatggaCTGAGAGACTGAGagatttttggttttcaaacaatggcataataatgctgAGGATCTTTTTCCCCTCTCAATAATACTCTCATATCCAACAAAGTGGATGAAATAACAGGAGGACTACCTCTAAATTCCTCCGCTTCACTTCAGGTTGATGGCTAAAACAATCGCCTGTTCCCACAGGATGATCCAAAACTGATTTTGGAGCAGATGAAGCAAGCTAACATCGACTTTTGGAATGGCTTTCCGCTTATATTCATAAGAACAAATATGGTCTATCTTTTGAAGCCAGGTCTATCGCAGATAACTAATCAATCTGATGGAGCTTAACCATTTCTGCCAAGACAAGTAGTCAAAGATTTAGTCAGAATTATgctggaagtttgtttttgttactatCATATTGTTATTATTTGGGGGTGAGTGAATATCCTTGACCCTGTGACccatattttgaaaaagaaaatcctcctCACATTTAAGTTCTTATTTCCAAATTGCATCAAGGTGGTTGTATAATCGTATCACCTCAGAAGACACATCTGTTAACTGCAATATGAAACGTCCAAAATTATATTGTCATGCTGCTGATGAGTGTATGCAAACATTTGACTGGTACGGTAAATCCGAGGTATTACGGCGTCAAAACAAGCTCACCCAAAAACTTCTGTGGTGTTGACCTCTTTCGTTTGGTGATGCTGACAGTCAGTCTGTCCACAAACGGCCTTTTTTCATTGGACGGCTGCAGCACAGGTTTAGTGATGCTCTCCATATTTACAGACTCTTCACCTGCACAGGGAGAAGCCCAAGCTTAATGACACTGACACATGAACTAgtatatgttaatttatgaagGGCCTGGGTTTCTTCTATGTGCGACGTGTTACCAGGTGGCATCTGAGAGTCCAGAGTCTTCATGTAACTATGGCAGCGCTCCAGATGTTCCTCCAGTGTGCTCTGTTGCTTATAGCTGCGACTACAGTAGCTGCACTTGAAAGGTTTTCCCACTGTCGGGGAAGAAACTGAAAATCagagggaaaacattttaacgATTGCTTGCCGAGGAGCCAGAGACGTAACAAACCAATAAACATTTAGATTATTCATGACAGAAAGTTAGAGATTTTGTGCGTCTGCTGGAGGGGATTTTTACTGACGAAGTAGCGCCGATATCTTGGCTTATGAGACTGGATTTTCCCTTCAATTAAAAATTCCTGAGATCGATTTTTGAAGCCCGAAAGTGACGGTAAAAGAACCGCCTAACCCCTCACCGCAACCTTCCAGTTTGGTAAGCCATCGGAAGCACTGACGTCAATTCATTGTAATCCAGTTTGCAGCGACGGTTTCTCTGTAAATGAACCTGTGCGACCCGATCACATCCAGCCAGAACTATTGCATCAACACTATATGTGAACACCTGCTGTTCACGTATGTTCTCAAAATTGAAAGCGCACTCACatgatttcctgtttttaaatctgtaaatgtcacgtttcttttttttcttcttttctttacagaaaattGTGATGAAGACCTACTTCCTTTGAGTTTCAAAGAAAGGAGAAATGGACCAGTCTTGTAAGTGTACCCACTTCTAGCACTCTTTTACTTGGTTATACATCAACATCAATTAAGTTCAATGCCTGAGAGCGCACATGAACTGCAAAGTGGAAGGAACATTATACAaataagaaatctgaaaagtgttgtgTATTAATCTTTCTTTAATctgatcaaataaaacacaaataagcaGATACAGAAAATAGGCTTCCAGCTCACGTAGAAGTATCTGCCaacaggacaactattagttGAGCATGCCACAAACTCAGCGCTTATGGCAGAAAGAAAGCAGCGAGAAGTAAAGATGCTGTTCGCAACAGGTAATACCGCACGCCAACTGACTCACACAACTTCAGTCCTAAAACATGGCGGCGAAAGCTTCatggttttcttcagcagggacaggcgGACTAATCAGGCTCGATGTGAAATTGCTTAAGACTTGAGACTGGAACAGACGTCCACTTTCCAACAGGGCAGCAACCCAAAACGTACAAACAGAGCCAGATTTAGGTCAAAGACTGCTGATCCAATGTGTACATGATTTCAGTCCCTACATGAAAAGCAGGTGGGGTCATTGTCAAAAACAGCTATCAGTTCTAACTGCATTGAAAGATGGTTCTATGAAGCCTTGATCCAAGTGGACTGGATACAAACGAATGTCACTGTTTTAAGAAGTGAGACTTTACTTAATTGACTCTGTggacagttaaaaaaaaataaaattaaaaccttttttaaggttttattggacCTTTATTTGAGTGTTTAGACCGGAAAGTgagtaatgagagagggggaggaTATGCAGCAAAGATCATCACCACTCAGACCTGTGACGGCCTTGTTGAGGTCTAAGGCCTCCTTATGTAAGTTGTGCTTTGCCCCCTGCGCCATCACAGCACCCCACTGAAAACCCTTTTTTAACAGGCTTTTATGAGCTGAAGGCTGATTCTGGCTCAAGCGTTGAATTTTATGTGGATACAGAATCTGGGGATCATTACGTTCAtaggctaaaaaaaataaaagcagaaacctATGTCAATCTAGCGTTGCTGTAAGGGAGCTCACTGATTTACCCGAATGAGTGCGCAGATGACCAGCAAGAGCATCTCTCCGACGACAGGCGTAGTTGCAAACGGGACATTTGAAAGGCTTCTCTCCTGAATGAAGTTTGATGTGGCGCAGCAGGTTGCCCTTCTGGGTGAAGGAGGCTCCACACTGGTTGCACTGAAAAGGCCGCTCGCCTGCAAACATGTGCATGGATGTTTGGGCTACATTAATCTATTTATCACGCGTTGAAGCCTGCGGCGCTTGGTCGCGAACGCCGTCGCCGAAGGCTCGTCTCACCTGTGTGGCTGCGCTTGTGGACCATCAGCACGTTGGGTCCTATGCAGACCATCCCGCACACCTCGCACTGCAGCTTCCCATTGGGCAGCCGGATTGGTCCCGGTGAGGACGAATTAGGAGTAGCCATCTCACTGTAGAGGTTCCCTCTGTCTCCTCCGGCTCCGGCAAACGCTGGACCTCCTTCTTCAGCGGGACCCACCCTGTCATCTTTCCCACCGTCGCTCCTCGCAGTCTCTTTGTTCTCAGACTGTCGGGCACCTGAAGACTCTTCATCGCTACACAGCTCAACCTTAATGgagtctgtttttatgtttttttgtagaaTGAAAGGTAAAGGAAAATACATTAACTTGAATACatgctttaaatttaaaaaaaccaatACATACTATAAGACTGAAATCATTTTAAGTGACGCAAAAGCTGACCACTTAGGGAGCGGTGAGGCGAGGACTGCTGGCTGTTGGGAGATCTTACAGAAGTGGCCCGCAACCCAGCATAAAAAtcctgctctgctgatgatTCTCCTCCATTACCTGCAACACAAATATATTGTAGTAAAGTAATCATAGCAAAGGTGCACAGATGTCTCTTTTGATTCCAGCTGCACCTAATCTTTGATTATTCCTTTATATtcatattatattttatgtttcttccaAGGACTCAAACTTTCTTAAAATTGTGGAGCA
This region includes:
- the ikzf4 gene encoding zinc finger protein Eos isoform X2, translated to MLAAMSKDNASGERMNADECNGRSYSQGNGGESSAEQDFYAGLRATSVRSPNSQQSSPHRSLSDSIKVELCSDEESSGARQSENKETARSDGGKDDRVGPAEEGGPAFAGAGGDRGNLYSEMATPNSSSPGPIRLPNGKLQCEVCGMVCIGPNVLMVHKRSHTGERPFQCNQCGASFTQKGNLLRHIKLHSGEKPFKCPVCNYACRRRDALAGHLRTHSVSSPTVGKPFKCSYCSRSYKQQSTLEEHLERCHSYMKTLDSQMPPGEESVNMESITKPVLQPSNEKRPFVDRLTVSITKRKRSTPQKFLGEKHMHLEPPEAPYELSSGSEKEGDLLSSHSAGDSSGLVRSHLHFARSKAESQESPSLHPLHPGFVAELRTVVGSLSSGVALQGPRAHSAVGLAAMSLGLPGREAGEARDDQPSAHSHTTSPNGCPDSTDTESTAEEQSTRATAPTSTSNNHHLHYLTPALPRGHPTISPSQAKDLDAEWDRGGPVLPGVVKRNPGSPLSSRNNFQVLDKGGRPVRSFYCRHCCILFLDHVMYTIHMGCHGFRQPFECNICGHPSQDRYEFSSHISRGEHQVG
- the ikzf4 gene encoding zinc finger protein Eos isoform X3; amino-acid sequence: MNADECNGRSYSQGNGGESSAEQDFYAGLRATSVRSPNSQQSSPHRSLSDSIKVELCSDEESSGARQSENKETARSDGGKDDRVGPAEEGGPAFAGAGGDRGNLYSEMATPNSSSPGPIRLPNGKLQCEVCGMVCIGPNVLMVHKRSHTAQTSMHMFAGERPFQCNQCGASFTQKGNLLRHIKLHSGEKPFKCPVCNYACRRRDALAGHLRTHSVSSPTVGKPFKCSYCSRSYKQQSTLEEHLERCHSYMKTLDSQMPPGEESVNMESITKPVLQPSNEKRPFVDRLTVSITKRKRSTPQKFLGEKHMHLEPPEAPYELSSGSEKEGDLLSSHSAGDSSGLVRSHLHFARSKAESQESPSLHPLHPGFVAELRTVVGSLSSGVALQGPRAHSAVGLAAMSLGLPGREAGEARDDQPSAHSHTTSPNGCPDSTDTESTAEEQSTRATAPTSTSNNHHLHYLTPALPRGHPTISPSQAKDLDAEWDRGGPVLPGVVKRNPGSPLSSRNNFQVLDKGGRPVRSFYCRHCCILFLDHVMYTIHMGCHGFRQPFECNICGHPSQDRYEFSSHISRGEHQVG
- the ikzf4 gene encoding zinc finger protein Eos isoform X1, coding for MLAAMSKDNASGERMNADECNGRSYSQGNGGESSAEQDFYAGLRATSVRSPNSQQSSPHRSLSDSIKVELCSDEESSGARQSENKETARSDGGKDDRVGPAEEGGPAFAGAGGDRGNLYSEMATPNSSSPGPIRLPNGKLQCEVCGMVCIGPNVLMVHKRSHTAQTSMHMFAGERPFQCNQCGASFTQKGNLLRHIKLHSGEKPFKCPVCNYACRRRDALAGHLRTHSVSSPTVGKPFKCSYCSRSYKQQSTLEEHLERCHSYMKTLDSQMPPGEESVNMESITKPVLQPSNEKRPFVDRLTVSITKRKRSTPQKFLGEKHMHLEPPEAPYELSSGSEKEGDLLSSHSAGDSSGLVRSHLHFARSKAESQESPSLHPLHPGFVAELRTVVGSLSSGVALQGPRAHSAVGLAAMSLGLPGREAGEARDDQPSAHSHTTSPNGCPDSTDTESTAEEQSTRATAPTSTSNNHHLHYLTPALPRGHPTISPSQAKDLDAEWDRGGPVLPGVVKRNPGSPLSSRNNFQVLDKGGRPVRSFYCRHCCILFLDHVMYTIHMGCHGFRQPFECNICGHPSQDRYEFSSHISRGEHQVG